Proteins encoded by one window of Halobacteriovorax sp. GB3:
- a CDS encoding ankyrin repeat domain-containing protein, giving the protein MKIKILKILFIVTTLAFAVVTMKNYYSQKSKKQLNRSFERKNPPSLPLPKQKKEKELKDTSKREARIDHLKQSNERTKALTQIDYAELIFENKHGEILKLIDQQKIDLNYQGEISGQSFLMMAIHAQNKELIKGLLERGININLKDKRNQSALVFASSDGDEQLVSKLLEMGADPNIKFNKKNFTLLMDAAREGNLKTLKLLLEAGAQVNDQTRYQETALHFSAKEGHEQIVRELLKYGARSSKDAKSKTPSQYAKESNFTRIVDLFN; this is encoded by the coding sequence ATGAAAATAAAAATATTAAAGATTCTTTTTATCGTAACGACGCTGGCCTTTGCCGTCGTTACGATGAAAAATTACTACTCTCAAAAATCTAAAAAACAATTAAACAGAAGTTTTGAACGGAAAAACCCTCCCTCACTCCCCCTACCAAAACAGAAAAAAGAAAAAGAGCTCAAAGACACATCAAAAAGAGAAGCTCGAATAGATCATCTAAAGCAAAGTAATGAGCGAACAAAAGCACTAACTCAAATTGATTACGCAGAACTTATCTTTGAAAATAAGCACGGCGAAATCCTCAAACTTATCGATCAACAAAAAATTGATCTCAACTATCAAGGCGAAATAAGTGGACAGTCATTTTTAATGATGGCCATTCATGCCCAAAATAAAGAACTGATCAAAGGACTTCTAGAAAGAGGAATCAATATCAACTTAAAGGATAAAAGAAACCAAAGTGCACTGGTCTTTGCCAGTAGTGATGGAGATGAACAACTTGTCTCTAAACTTTTAGAGATGGGTGCTGATCCCAATATTAAATTTAACAAGAAAAACTTCACTCTCCTAATGGACGCTGCAAGAGAGGGCAATTTAAAGACTCTCAAATTGCTTCTGGAGGCAGGAGCGCAAGTAAATGATCAGACACGCTATCAAGAAACGGCCCTCCACTTTAGCGCTAAAGAAGGACATGAGCAGATTGTTAGAGAGCTCTTAAAATACGGGGCGCGCTCTTCAAAGGATGCTAAGAGTAAAACGCCCTCTCAATATGCTAAAGAATCAAACTTCACAAGAATTGTTGACCTATTCAATTAA
- a CDS encoding D-alanyl-D-alanine carboxypeptidase — protein MMMSKALILASLLTGLTIGTVSADQSKYAQIYDDYDLTPKYHGFCYTDDKGEIKGLNPHRRVRLASVSKLITTLWATEKMGIDSHYTTKFYHHDNDIHIEGDGDMLNTKRKLFFFLSQLNNLGIQEIDTLSFNKDFFAFTGHVVEKKDRSLSYATQMKVVTGAEGYVGWIFNTSKERTAMNLKYFFNTDTWEKMQEAYKAFINETPKEIIEKLQIKTSLDEISLKVKKVEYKDENPFKDMPEALKTYTHISPELARYLKYMNIKSNNFIADQVFDQLGGEKEFDKYITPVIEEIYPEYEKTRKEFDKGESTIKLFTGSGLNTKRNKKRVDNYSTCAVVVKLIERLDLKLKEIERHIKEVVAVPGSDGGTFKKRLNTPRLTNTMVAKTGTLFHTSALAGKVYSQKGEHFFGVFHQLRGWKGNAKMAQNELVSQIIDEYGGPKKIEYANEFFFPVDQLMK, from the coding sequence ATGATGATGTCAAAAGCGCTAATCTTAGCGTCTCTACTGACAGGACTCACTATTGGGACTGTTAGTGCTGACCAAAGCAAATATGCACAAATTTATGACGATTACGATCTAACACCGAAATATCACGGTTTTTGCTATACTGATGACAAAGGTGAAATTAAAGGTCTTAATCCCCATCGAAGAGTTCGCCTTGCTTCAGTATCAAAGCTCATTACAACGTTATGGGCCACAGAGAAAATGGGAATAGACTCTCATTACACGACAAAATTTTATCACCACGACAACGATATTCATATCGAAGGCGATGGTGATATGCTCAATACAAAAAGAAAGCTCTTTTTCTTTCTTTCTCAACTTAACAATCTCGGTATTCAAGAGATCGACACTCTAAGTTTTAACAAAGATTTCTTTGCCTTCACAGGCCATGTTGTAGAGAAAAAAGATCGCTCCCTAAGTTATGCGACACAGATGAAAGTTGTAACAGGAGCTGAGGGTTACGTCGGATGGATCTTTAACACATCAAAAGAAAGAACAGCGATGAACCTTAAGTATTTTTTCAACACAGACACATGGGAGAAAATGCAAGAGGCCTATAAAGCGTTTATTAATGAAACTCCAAAAGAAATTATAGAAAAGCTTCAAATAAAAACATCGCTTGATGAAATTAGTCTTAAAGTCAAAAAAGTTGAATATAAAGACGAAAATCCATTTAAAGATATGCCAGAGGCATTAAAAACTTATACTCACATCTCACCAGAACTTGCTCGTTACTTGAAATATATGAATATTAAATCGAACAACTTTATTGCTGACCAAGTTTTCGACCAACTTGGTGGTGAAAAAGAATTTGATAAATATATCACACCAGTGATTGAAGAGATTTATCCTGAATATGAGAAAACAAGAAAAGAATTTGATAAGGGTGAAAGTACGATCAAGCTCTTTACAGGTTCAGGTCTTAATACCAAAAGAAATAAAAAAAGAGTCGATAACTATTCCACATGTGCGGTTGTAGTTAAACTCATTGAAAGACTAGATTTAAAGTTAAAAGAAATCGAAAGGCATATTAAAGAAGTTGTCGCCGTTCCAGGTAGCGATGGTGGAACTTTTAAGAAAAGACTTAATACACCTAGACTTACTAATACAATGGTAGCAAAAACAGGTACACTCTTTCACACATCGGCACTTGCAGGAAAAGTCTATTCTCAAAAAGGAGAGCACTTTTTTGGAGTATTCCACCAACTTAGAGGGTGGAAAGGAAATGCGAAGATGGCCCAAAATGAGCTCGTATCGCAAATCATTGATGAATATGGTGGACCAAAGAAAATTGAATATGCAAATGAGTTCTTCTTTCCAGTAGATCAACTAATGAAGTAA
- a CDS encoding trypsin-like serine protease yields MHSLGMVITFVFAVTFISCGKQNVNSNDFVGLKGGIIHGKHVDESSYLFSARLLKNYDSICGAVYLGKKTLLTAAHCLENLWPDETQILIQDQIYEVEDFLFHPDYEDDSSIRSENDLAIIKLYKAPMKDQLIIIAKEDLDIRELNKSSDSLFVLGTGHDENGNKGQLKKKFLKVKEKDFLCQFNHLDQSLISGIDLALGDSGNGLFYTDGRNTFILGINSGKTYEDEIANQSYFKKICHRSFYSDLRKHRDWIEKNI; encoded by the coding sequence GTGCACTCTTTAGGTATGGTCATCACATTTGTTTTCGCTGTGACGTTTATTTCATGTGGTAAGCAGAACGTTAATTCAAATGACTTTGTCGGACTTAAGGGTGGAATCATCCACGGAAAGCATGTTGATGAATCCAGCTACCTATTTAGTGCGCGGCTTTTAAAAAACTATGACTCCATCTGTGGAGCAGTCTATCTGGGAAAGAAAACACTTCTCACGGCGGCACACTGCCTAGAGAATCTTTGGCCCGATGAAACTCAGATCCTTATTCAAGATCAAATCTATGAAGTTGAAGACTTCCTTTTTCACCCTGATTATGAAGATGATTCTTCTATTAGAAGTGAAAATGATTTGGCCATTATAAAACTTTATAAAGCTCCAATGAAAGATCAATTGATTATCATTGCGAAAGAAGATCTCGACATAAGAGAGTTAAACAAGTCCAGCGACTCACTCTTTGTTCTTGGAACTGGCCACGACGAAAATGGCAATAAAGGCCAATTAAAGAAAAAGTTTTTGAAAGTTAAAGAAAAAGACTTTCTTTGCCAATTCAATCACCTCGATCAAAGTTTAATCAGTGGAATTGATTTGGCCCTTGGTGACAGTGGAAATGGTCTTTTTTACACAGATGGTAGGAACACTTTCATTCTTGGCATAAACTCCGGCAAGACTTACGAAGATGAGATTGCGAATCAATCTTATTTCAAAAAAATTTGCCATCGCTCCTTTTACTCGGATTTAAGAAAACACCGAGACTGGATCGAAAAAAATATTTAA